The Raphanus sativus cultivar WK10039 chromosome 2, ASM80110v3, whole genome shotgun sequence DNA segment TATCGTATATTGATAGTGATCTTAATGATAAATAAAGCTTGATCCGTGTATCCACACGGGTgcttattttaatagaataagtATATCAAATTTTCCACAACACATAAATTTAATGGATAAATAATCTATTTGAGTGTTTGTTTGatctataatatataacatttatgatatatcaatattttaattatcttttgttgGCTGGTCATATTGTGGTTGGAtattaaaccaatcaaaatgatatatgtttatattatatttttcaattaataattttaactaCTTTAACCATTTCCGTATGTACCAGTTACTTTgtttatgtatattaaaattctatctttccaaaataatatatttatatcaaataaaatgtaCTTCTGTTTTTAATAGGATATAATATTTCTCGCTAAATTTTTATGTACCAAATAAATTCTActcctttatttattttgaggAATATATTAGATtgaaagtttttgttttattcttataaCTCAAATATATATGTGGAATTATactaaactatttaatatttatttgaaaagtaactttatatgttttaataaaacttttatattttatactttatattttgtatgtcaaatgaaataataatattcatgaataataacattaaaattttgtatGTTTGAATGTGTCGCATTTTAAATAGATCTGTTTAATTTTActgttaaatattttgttagagAATAACTCAACGAGAGAATAATCTTAAATTTGGTTagagaataaatattttatatattatacaacaattgttaatttttattgacCTCAATCTACCCCTAACATGATACTAGTTAAAAATATACTGAACAGATTTTCAACTGAATCAAATCAGCGGTATGAAaagtagtttatatttattagaaTCACTTATGAAGAACTACTAAAAGTTACAATAAGATATTCATCTTTTAAAGTAAAATGCATTTAGCATGgaaaattcaaatcattaggGGATTGACTTTTTTTTAGCAACAGGTGATTGACTATTTTACCACTTATTGCAACAACATTGAGCATTATGTGGAGTCTCAGAAACAATGAAGCAAGCCCCATTGTGGAAACCTCGGCCTTGACAATCCCTCTGGCACTCATACGCTCCATACCTTCCGTGTGCAGTTGGCCCACATGTGATACCAAGACAGTTTTCTGGTTCTACACATATACAATCAAACATAagtattattatgattttatttttttggtgtaaagtattatgatataatataatatatagatatatatatattaaattttttttataagtatGAATGTACGTGgttaataattataatcaaTTAGAAATTATATTTGCAGTGTCATTTTGTTGTTtacataacaaaaaaagaaaaaatatatttatttttgtaaaaaacaaCATATGTTCAGCCAAAACGTCGTTCTTTGACAGTGATATTGCCAACAATACTACAAgaaaaaatgtaacaaaatgCTTTCTGGCACTCATATTTTCTACTAATAAAGCTATTggaaatatagtttttttaattttttctcacAATATATTATTGTCTCtttgaaaacaatatatataattttcttatataatgtTCTTATTCTTCTATAGAGCTCTATTTATATGAGGTCTCTTGCCTGGTAAAGTTTGAAAAGATCATCTATATTTGCTAATAATCTTTTATTCAaagatattcatattttattgtATACTAGCAAGATTTAAATCATTATTCTATATTTATTGGCACTAATTCATGGAACTGTTGTTACAATAAAAGGTAATTCGAGATTTACAACAAATCAATTATACATATATTCCACCATACCAGTCATagatagaatttttttttgtctaaccTACCATACTAACCAAATGCAAAACAATAGTCAGTCTTTGTTGACGTTGAATAATTAGATTATGAAGTTTGGCTAAAActgattataaaataacaaactATAATTGAATAAAATTAGGGAAATGTTTGTTTATCACTAATTTATCGTTAATAAATTTTAGCTTCTTTCACAAATTTCGTTAAATTTGATACTCTTAATCAGATTTCtcaaataatcaatatatatatatatagtgacatatattttgatttagaaaataataatgatttgatttcaaattattttatttaattacaaatGTATTTAATTTGATAGACCTACTAGTTTTATgcaaatttatttcttttataaaacaataatatttaactGTGGTAGATTTTACAGTTTTCCACAAGTTTGTTTCATTTTCCACCTTGATTGACAAACTTAACTACAGCTTGActgatttgtttccttttgaCCGTATATGTGTTTCTGTTTTTATCACAAACTAGGGTTAAACCCGTCCTACGAGCGAATATGccaataaacaaaacaatataaacataacttaaattttgataaaattttaataaatattttcaatttcgtAGTTTTTTCAACTaaatataacattaaatttcaattttttatgttacaacttttactatttattttattaaaactttttgaaattatatatttatttaccaccaaaatatttatgaaaattaataactttttttgttatcGTTATTTATCCTACTTTGACTTTCATAGTCAATAAAGTTTTTTGGAAAAAGTAAATATAGTtattatgtttttgaaaaattgtagTCGGTTGTGTTCAACACAAAAAACTCGAggattatatattataaatttcttaaaaatagtttcatataatatgaaacatcttaaataatataatataaagatTATTTAAGGTTgtttattgttatatatattattgagctttattttgtgatataaatttatgtaggtcgatatattatatataagtttacTGTTAatataacatgaaaaatgtttatGAGATATTGctcatatatttatagatcCAATATGTTTATGTagctttgacaaaaaaattataagatatTTTCAATAAGTAAAATTTTACTTAAGAGTTTGGCGGGAAAACAGTCATTTCATACCCAACATATCGCTATATGTTCAATTTATATCCGATTTATATGCCATGCCAAAACATACCTGAACTTATATGGTCGTGCAAAATATACCCGTCTTATAATGTTTTGGCGAAATTATACACCAGTTGCCACATCAGCTGCCATGTCATATATTCTTGTTCCGTGGATGGAATGTCAACTAATTTTGCTCACGAAGATGCCAtgtgtataattttttgttGCATTAATTTCGCCAAAAAATTATAAGTCGTGTATGTTTTTGCACTGTCATATACGTTTAGGTATATTTTGGTACAACTATATAAGTCAGGTATGAATTGATCATATCGCGATATAATAGGTATGAAATAGTTGTTTTCCTAGAGTTTGGCTGGttaactatattatatacaattttttgtcaacatatacaatttttttagtatGCATCTTTAGTGTAACATATCCTCTTATATACTAAATGAAAAGTCACTTTATTGACTTATGCTGGCATGTCACTCATATATGCAGTCTGAgaaaaatctttataatttcattggtcgatgattttcaatttttatttattttaatcaaatgtataaaaataaatcatagaATCAATTAATGTTAGTTGCCAaactatttacatattttacGCATAATCATTTATAATATCAAATGGTATCAAATATGTAAATTCTATATAATACTTCATCATTCCGTTTTTTATTAATAgtctatttataaatatatgaagtatgttgttaaaaagttattagtaaaactaatatacgagctttatttttctattataaacaatcgtaaaaactttattttttatataagtcataatatacatatataaaacatataattttaataaaaaatattataataactatttatGCATCATATAACGAgttcattaattatttaaaatagttttaaatcattttttgatgattaatatatatatattttaaaaaaacttaaagtcaCTTATATTGATTCATTAGTAATGATTTATACCagatatataatagtatataattatataaatatttggtaataattgctttttaataatttttgtgtATTTATACTTTAATTGCAAGTGTGGGTCTATTTGTCATATTAGTTgatgttttggattttaataatttttatggaCAAAAATTTGGTCTACAaaccaattatatatatatatatatatatatatatatatatatatatgtttaactaaatactacataaatcctatttaaaaatttaaaaagtattaataaataaaatatgtttaaaattagcTACCAAAAATCCACTTTCGgctttaaaatattaaaatatattatcgcAGGTcgaaaacacaaaatattatgttatatcAAAATTTGTACCCGCAAATTTGCGGGCAACCACCTAGTTTTAAGTAatcttttagataatttttgatcaatttcattttttcataaaaaaattattttaaaaaatttgacattgatttattTGTGTCAAATTAAGTAAGAAGCTTCATAATTGTATTGGATAGTTTCTTCCCGAATATATGTGTTACTTCGAGAAGATATATTTAGCTATGGCCATTATTTTATCCCTAGAAAttgatataacaaaaaaaactagtttGTGAACAAAAGCTTTGAAAATCTGATATTCAAGTAAATAACAGAATTCACTTAAGCACCAAAACACAGTCAACGCAGCTGCCTAGCTTCTTATGGCGCACACATTATGGTAACCGAGAGTTTGTATTAGAATTGGAGCAGGAGAAGCCTTAACTGGATAcctgaaaaataaacaaaaaccaGGATGCCCTTTAGAGAAAAGGATCGGGATTCGGGACACATAAAAAACGGTTAGTCAGGGCTTATGGAGCCACATGAAGCATAGCAGAAGGACAAATGAATTGTGAGATACCATTTCGTTTGATATCTATCAGTTTATCACTCTGGTTTGGTTGGTTTTAAGTTCGATGTGGTTTAGTCTTGAGATATTGCTAAGATACAAGTTTCACTTTTGTTTTGTCCTGATAGCAACTTTACACACATTTGTTTTgcgtttaagtttttttttctcatatgAAATGTGTGTAGTAGACAGGGAATTAATGCAAGGAGGTGGTAGAGACCCTTTCAACTTTGGAGGAAGAGTTCCGTTCGATTACCCTTTTTTTCACTCAAGCCTTTTGGTGGAGGCATGTTTTAGTCCGTGGATCCTTTTGCAGCAATTCATCCTCCTTTCATCCAAGACCACAAGGACAGAAAGTGATGGGGTGAGTTGTGCGTGTGTAAAGAAGACTCGTTTATGTTGTAACCATTAATGACATAGGAAGCATACGTGCTAATGGAAACATTGAGATTAAGATAAGAAAAGATTTTAAGTACTCTGTTTCAATCATATACACACAGTGACAGAGAAGTTGAAAAAGCAATAAAACATCgtctttaaaaattataaaacaccGAAAAAACTGACAAAATCAGGAAAAAAAACCAAACGATATGAGAAACGGATTATACACTTGAGATTTTGATTATTAGGATTCGTTTCTCTTCGAAGAGTGCAATGAAATATAGGAAGAAATAAACACAGAAGAAGGGTTCTCTTGCTGACCAAAACTTATGATTGGTAATTGGAGATTTCTGCAATTTGGCGTGTTCTGGTTTGATTTAATGTTTAATTCTGGTTTGGTTCAATTTCGGTTTTGAAACTAAACGGATGATGAGGGGTTAACTGAACCACTGAAACTACATAAAATGAGTACTCTTATAAGAGAAAAATGGTTTATATGAGCACTCACTGGACTTGAACCATATATCATTCCAACAACGTAGACAAAGGGGATGggattaaaagaaaagaaagaccATAACAACCACTACACCTTTAATACTACTCTATATTATCGGTAAGTTGAGACTGCAACGCCAGAGCAAGACACAGCTTTACTCACTCTCCAGAATCCAATCCAGTAAACGTCTGCAAACAAGAAGGAAACATCATGCGTCATTCTCTGGCTTTCAACTAAAACCCGAGAGTTTTATCAGCCATGCACTTAAAACACAAAAACTAAGCTGAAACACAAGATTCATTCTTCCATGTGATATCACAGTTTTACCACTCTCTAGAATCCAGTAACGCccccaaaataaaaagaaaataaatgcaTCATTCTCTGACTTTCAAATTAACTACAATCCGCGAGTTTTATCACACATGCACTCAAACGCAAAATACTAACCTGAAACACAAGAATCATCATTCTTCCATTGATTCTTTAACATCAACAGAGAAGGAGTACTCCTGGTCACAACCCAAGTAGGAGTCGCACATGAAGTAGAGCGTGTATAGCTTCTCCCCTGCTTCACTCGGTACTTGGAAATCCAGCTTCACCTTGGCTTTCTTCTGCAACGAGACTCGCTTGACGGCCACCAACTGGTTAGTCTTTGTGTCCCCAACAACCAGCCACCACCCTTCTTCTTTGGTCTTGGGATACCTGGGTGCTTCCACTGCTCCCACTTCTGTCCTCCCCTCCATGTCTCTCTCAAGCGTCACCTGCAGTGTCACCTCTTTCCCTGGTGTCACATCTTCGCTGCCCACAATCTCGTAAGTCAGGTCAATGTTTGGGAAGTGGTTGCAGAATCTGGCAACGTCTAAAAGCTCAGTCTCATTCATCTTGAGAAGCTCTTGGCGTTCTTCATCCTCCATCTCCACAAGATCGAATACAGTTTCAATGTTATTCTCCTGGCATCTCTTTGCCAAGTCCTTTGTGAAGTGAGGGAGCTGTAAAAGCATCGAGTCTCGCTCCCACATGCCTTGAGTCACCATCTGGCTTGCTTCCATTGCTAACAGAGCAAGATCCAGCCAGCCATTGCTGGATATCACATCAACCATTGCTTGAAGAAGTCTGGTTGCTGATACAAGGACCTCACGCTGATCCATTTCTAAGTCCGTGATAATGTCCTGCCTCGAGAAATGAGCCTGGAGAAGAGCGTTTGCTTTCACGTGAGGATCTGTGCAGTTTGGGTTTTCAAACAAGAACCTCTGATGATTGATGAGCCTCTGAACTCTGCCCTCTTCACCTGGCCGTATAGGGATCATGTCATACTCCGAAGCCGATGATAAGATCTCAAGAAGTCCCTTCATCTTAGTCTTAGAAGACAAAAGAGAACTGAAACGCTCGATGGTGGTGTAACTGATGTAATAATAGGATGCAATCATACCAAGGTTGAGAGCAGAGAGGTCCATCTCATCCTCTATCGCAATGCATTTACTGGCTTCAAGATCAGAAAAGATGTTCTCAACCAGCTCTGATAGGTGATCAGACAAATGCCTGTGGCTAACTCCTTGAAGATTGTAGTAGTTAGGATTCTTGGAAAGCCTCCTGTACATAAAAGTCCATGTAAGATAATCCACAGCATCTTGCTTGTTCTCTATAACCCCAGCAACCACTTCTGCGTTGAAATTATTATGCAGGAAATGCTGGAGATGACTTTCCACAGGAAAGGCTTCATAAAGAAACTTCTTGTAATACTCTTTACGAGGTGCATGACAGTATATCACACACTTACCAGCATTGTCAAGTAAAGGTCGGCTAGCACGCCCCACCATCTGAAGCAAATCAGAGACCGCATAATCTGAAGTTGAATTTTCCCTTCCATCAAAGTACTGTGTCCCCATTACCACCACCAGATGTGCAGTTAATGGAGTGCCCCAACACAATGAACTGCTCATCACACATACCTGAATCCGTCCAGCTTCAAAGAGTTGCGTCACAATCTCCTTATCCAGACTGCATAAACCCTCGTGCAAGTACCCAACACCGTGGCCCAGTGTCTCCTTCAATGATTCCTCGCtgattttattaacaaaagACTCAAGTTCTTCTAGCTTACCTAACAGGAAATCAGGGGTCTGTGGGTTGTCCATATGAGAGTAAGCCATCAGATCCACAGCAGTCAAGCAGACATGATTACGGGTTGGAACAAAAACAATAGCCGGCTTCTTGTTCTTGGCATGCTGGACTATGGCAGCGTAGGTTGGCTTGGTCATTGCCAGCATTCTAGCTTCGAAACTGGACATATCTACTCCTTGAATGTGGATCTCCAGTGGAACAGGACGGACTCCAGGAGGAAAGTTGAAAAGGCCGTGGGAACTGGCCCCAATCCACTCCCCAAGATCTTTCGCATTAGCAAGAGAAGTGGAAAGCGCAACAATCCTGATCTTATTATCTCCCTGACTAGAAACATATCTCATTCTAGAGACTATTACCTCCAACACAGTACCACCTTGACCTTCGCCAACAAGATGAAGCTCGTCCACAATGAACAGACTAACATGTTGAATGAATTTTCTCTGTTTCCACCTGCGGGAAAGAGCATCCCATTTCTCAGGGGTACTTATAATTATCTGACTTTTCTCAAGCAGCTTAAGATCAAACGCTGTCTCCCCAGTCAGCTCAACAACCCTTAAACCAAGACCCTTCCCAAACTTCCTCTCCCAGATGCGAAACTGCTCTTTAGCAACAGCCTCCGACGGTGCAATATAGACAACACGCATTGTAGTATCAGATCCACTTTGCCTTTTAGTATCATCTTCCTGCCTTAGGAGTACTTCTTGATGATTCTTCAGTATAGCAAACTCTGCACATATAGTCTTCCCACTTCCTGTTGGAGCAGCAACCAACACATTGTCATTAGTCTTATACAAAACCGTAAAGACCTGAGTCTGCACCGGATTGAAGTGCTTGAAATCTTGATAGAGTCTCTCATAATTCGGATTCCTAAGGGCCGTGACTGGGAAGAGCTGCAAGTCCAGTAGCTCAGTAGGTGGTGGGTACTTTTCTGGAAGTATAAGATGTTTAAAAGATACAGGCAACAGAGTCTGAGAGCCAAGCCACTTGTCTGAAACCACTCGGACAAAATACTGATGTGGAAGCGGTTCAAAGATTGGGACAGTGAAGTTTAAAGTGTGATCCTCACTGATATACTGCTTCTTCAATAGAAAATACTCCTGATGAAGGATCTTCTCACAATCATTGTCTTCAACAATGACCCAAAACGGCTCAACATACTTATGAACTTTTTCGTCCCACTGGAAGTCTGGTGTAATTGTGAGCTCCACCCGCAGAACAGTTCGAGTAATAGGCTGAACTTGTGCCGCAAGAACCAATTTCGGGAACTGGTGGATGAACTTGTGGAGCGGTCTGCCCATCTTAGGACTACGGATAAGCTCTCCTAGTTCCTGTGATGTCAGATCATAGTAACTCTCCCACACCAAATCCTTCTTCTCCAACTTCATCAAAATATCATTCGGAATTCCATGAAACTGACGAAGAGGTGTCTGGACACTCCACATCCTCTTCCCAACCATTTTAGACAAGTTCAGAGCTTTCTTCGCCAGTTGAGCCCATCCCCGCTTCACTACAATTTCATAGAGAGCTCGTGCAAGACGTCCAGCGCTCTGAAAATGATAGAAGAAAAAAGAGACGTAAGCATCATATAACAGATACAGCAATTCAATAATGTAACTAGGAGAGATGAGAAGAAAACAGAGTGAGAACAAGGAACAAACCTGAGTTATATAAACCATGTCCGATGTCAAAGAAAGGCCCTCGAGCTTTAGCTGTGAAATGTATGCCTGTAGCAGAACATTGATCTTTGCACTGGGCTCCTCCAGAGTTTCCTTGATTGGTATTGGGACACGATCCATAAGTTTGGCCAGTTCCATCTTCTCATCTTGCCGAACAGACACATACTTGAACTCCTCACTCAGAGAGAACAGTCGATAAAGATCTATATCACCCATCGTTGGCTTCAGATGCTCATTGTATGTAGCTATGGTCCCATGACTTATATAGTAGTAGCTAGCAATCCGTCCCAAATCAGTAACTTGGAAATACCCACTTTTCCTGTCGTACTTAACCAAGTTATTTTTGTCCAAAATAGTAGCAGCTGTATGTATCTGCAACAAAAACAATTCAACATATTAGACAGATGGAAgctttaaaattaattttggaGTAATGATATAGTAAATGTTAAATCTGTGATCCACTTGAAAGAAACAAGACATCCAGAAGTTCATCATCGATtgcttgtaagttgtaacataCAATGAGAAAGCTACTGATACTAGGAACAGCATTACTGGAAAAGAAAGCAAACAAATGGCAATGGCATTCACAATCAATGTGATAAGCACAAGAGATCAAACCAGTTCATCAAGGGCATATACTGGACAGAGGTAAAGCTATGCATGTTAGGCCCGAGAGTTATGGCCAATGatactaaataaaaaaactaggGCTTGGAGAAAAGAGAGCTCATTAAGAATATTAAACATATGTAAAGCAATTTCAGGGAACTGACATCAAATCATCAGATGCAAACTTCTTATTCAGGTTTTCAAAGAGTATGAATACTAATTTGTAATCAATTTGAAGGATAAAAAGTATGCTAAGTTTTACAGACACAAGGCATACAAAGCAAATATGTTTTACAGTACCTAGCACGAATGCAGGCTAAAAGCAGATGAAAGTACAGTGGGAAAGCAAGCGTCAGATACAAGGCATACATAGCAGATAAATTAAGCAGTAGATAGCATGAATGCATGTTAAAGCAGATGAAAGTGCAGCGGGAAAGCAAGAGTCAGATACAAGGCATACATAGCAAATAAATTAAACAGTAGATAGCAAGAATGCAGGTCAGATGAAACGCACATAGAAGACAGTGGGAAAGCTTCAGATACAAGGCATACATAGCAAATAAATATAACAGTAGAATAGCAAGAATGCAGGTTAAAGCAGAAAGTACGTACCAGGTCAACTCTTCTTTCCTCCAAGACTACGTCTTTTACAAGAGCATCAGGCGCTAAACCATACAGTGTTGGATTACGAACCATACGGACATAGAGATACGTATAGCCAAGCCAGTGGCAAGCCTCTTTAGCATTCTGGACAGTTCCAAGAACAATTTCAGCGTTAAGCTGATCAGCAAGTTTGGAGATAAACTGGCTTTCAATAGGCAACTGCTCATTCATCAAAGACAGATAATACTGCAGCTCGCTGTGGCCAGTGATAATTATACCCTCCCCATACTCATCATACTGAGGTCTTCCAGCACGACCAAGCATCTGCATCACATCCAGGGGACTGAGTGCCATCCACGCCCCTTTCTCAGGATTATAGACCTGTGTTCCTTTGATTATAACAGTATGAGCAGGTAAATTCACACCCCATGCAAGAGTTGCTGTGGAAACCAAGACTTGCACATGCCCTTCACCAAAAAGCGCCTCAACTATCTCACGATCGCCCCTTGTTAGCCCAGCATGATGAATAGCAAATCCGTAAGGCAGAAGTCTTTTCAGATCACCATTCTTAATAAGCCCAATCTGACTCCGAAGAACTTCACGACTTGCACTGTCTTCTTTCAAGAAATTGCTGATGGTATTGTTCGCCATTGCGGTGTCCACTATTGCATGAGCAGTTTTTGCTGTTTCCTTCCTCGAATGAACAAAAATAAGAACCTGCTGCGTTCCAGCACGAGCCACTACTTTCTGATAACAGAGTTCATTCATCAGATGGAACCTCTGCAAAGGTTTTCTCACACTGATCCCTATATACTGCTGATCAAGAGGCACCGGTCTGTAGCTGCTGTCAAATTTAAACAAACCTTTCTTCAGATCAACCCGCAAAAATAACGCAACATCTTCGTAATTTGGCAGTGTAGCTGACAAACCCACCAAGCGAATATTCTCCTTCGTGGTTTCAATCTGCCTAAGAGTCCTAGCGACAATGCTTTCAAGCACAGGCCCTCGATTATCATGAAGAAGATGGATTTCATCGATTATAAGAAGTCTCACAAGCTGGGTATAAGTACGATCACCAGACTTCCTCGTGATGATATCCCACTTCTCTGGTGTGGTGACAATTATCTGGGTCTCCTCAATTTCTTTCCCACTAAGGGACTGATCTCCACTGAGTTCCCTTACAGTGACTCCATAATCCTTCAGCCGATTAGACAGGTTACTGACAACCTCAGCCACAAGCGCTTTCATGGGTGCAACATATACAACTTTGTAATTTCCATCACCGTTCTTACTGACCTCAATTTGGCGCAGTATGGTGAGCATGGCGACATTGGTTTTCCCAGCACCAGTTGGAGCACAAATAAGCATGTTATCTGCCTCAAATAGCGCTGTCTCATACACTTTGCTCTGAACCCTGTTCAACTGATGCATTCCCATAAAAGCCGGTTGAGCCCAAGCTGGCATCTCAGCGATCTTCACAAGCTTCTCACTGATATCCACCTCTTTAGCAACCCATGGCACATGAACTTCTTCATATCCCTTGCCATGAACTCTGTGGGAGCCAGCTGGAAGGTCACACTTCTTATTCGCCATCAGGAGACCACCTTGGTCAAAAGCCAAACTCTCCAGATCCAGCATCTGACGATGGCCCTTCAACCAACCACTCTCTAAATCTCTATCAGCAACATCTCTCCTGCCTCGACCTCCATCTCCAACAGTACCGTCCTTCAAACGTCCGGCTTcttcattaataattttctgCACCTTCTCCTCCCTCTCTTTCGCTGTTGCTCTTGTTGCATGTAACTGCTCCACAATTGCTGCCAACTCCAATCCCAAACCtctcatctcctcttcaatTCTGTTCCTCTCTTCCTGGTCTTTTGCCCTAGCCAAACGGGTGCACCACACAATCTTAAAGCGGTTCCGCAGTAGAAACTTAACGAGACTGAACTTTTCATACTCAAGATGCCTAACCAGCTTGTTCTCAACATCCATATTATCCCCTTCTGCTAGTATCTTAAGCAGGTCTTCAGCGAGTA contains these protein-coding regions:
- the LOC108842027 gene encoding DExH-box ATP-dependent RNA helicase DExH12, coding for MEKLGGGAEGHARSKQYEYRANSSLVLTSENPPPREPTGEPETLWGKMDPKSFGDRVAKGRRPQELEDRLKKSKKKERDVGDDTASSRWSKRRRLRREESVLTDTDGDGVVYQPKTKETRAAYEAFLSVIQKQLGGLPLSIAGGFADEILALLKNDALRNVEKKVEIKKLLRTEHDQINQVFDQLVSVGKLITDFQEGGDSVYGNANEGEGVNDVTVEIGDSEEDDEESDADVVPVEEDEEDEEPQKTGGVQVDAGINKEDAGEGTSLNVQEIGAYWLQGKISEAYEQQIDPQQCQVLAEDLLKILAEGDNMDVENKLVRHLEYEKFSLVKFLLRNRFKIVWCTRLARAKDQEERNRIEEEMRGLGLELAAIVEQLHATRATAKEREEKVQKIINEEAGRLKDGTVGDGGRGRRDVADRDLESGWLKGHRQMLDLESLAFDQGGLLMANKKCDLPAGSHRVHGKGYEEVHVPWVAKEVDISEKLVKIAEMPAWAQPAFMGMHQLNRVQSKVYETALFEADNMLICAPTGAGKTNVAMLTILRQIEVSKNGDGNYKVVYVAPMKALVAEVVSNLSNRLKDYGVTVRELSGDQSLSGKEIEETQIIVTTPEKWDIITRKSGDRTYTQLVRLLIIDEIHLLHDNRGPVLESIVARTLRQIETTKENIRLVGLSATLPNYEDVALFLRVDLKKGLFKFDSSYRPVPLDQQYIGISVRKPLQRFHLMNELCYQKVVARAGTQQVLIFVHSRKETAKTAHAIVDTAMANNTISNFLKEDSASREVLRSQIGLIKNGDLKRLLPYGFAIHHAGLTRGDREIVEALFGEGHVQVLVSTATLAWGVNLPAHTVIIKGTQVYNPEKGAWMALSPLDVMQMLGRAGRPQYDEYGEGIIITGHSELQYYLSLMNEQLPIESQFISKLADQLNAEIVLGTVQNAKEACHWLGYTYLYVRMVRNPTLYGLAPDALVKDVVLEERRVDLIHTAATILDKNNLVKYDRKSGYFQVTDLGRIASYYYISHGTIATYNEHLKPTMGDIDLYRLFSLSEEFKYVSVRQDEKMELAKLMDRVPIPIKETLEEPSAKINVLLQAYISQLKLEGLSLTSDMVYITQSAGRLARALYEIVVKRGWAQLAKKALNLSKMVGKRMWSVQTPLRQFHGIPNDILMKLEKKDLVWESYYDLTSQELGELIRSPKMGRPLHKFIHQFPKLVLAAQVQPITRTVLRVELTITPDFQWDEKVHKYVEPFWVIVEDNDCEKILHQEYFLLKKQYISEDHTLNFTVPIFEPLPHQYFVRVVSDKWLGSQTLLPVSFKHLILPEKYPPPTELLDLQLFPVTALRNPNYERLYQDFKHFNPVQTQVFTVLYKTNDNVLVAAPTGSGKTICAEFAILKNHQEVLLRQEDDTKRQSGSDTTMRVVYIAPSEAVAKEQFRIWERKFGKGLGLRVVELTGETAFDLKLLEKSQIIISTPEKWDALSRRWKQRKFIQHVSLFIVDELHLVGEGQGGTVLEVIVSRMRYVSSQGDNKIRIVALSTSLANAKDLGEWIGASSHGLFNFPPGVRPVPLEIHIQGVDMSSFEARMLAMTKPTYAAIVQHAKNKKPAIVFVPTRNHVCLTAVDLMAYSHMDNPQTPDFLLGKLEELESFVNKISEESLKETLGHGVGYLHEGLCSLDKEIVTQLFEAGRIQVCVMSSSLCWGTPLTAHLVVVMGTQYFDGRENSTSDYAVSDLLQMVGRASRPLLDNAGKCVIYCHAPRKEYYKKFLYEAFPVESHLQHFLHNNFNAEVVAGVIENKQDAVDYLTWTFMYRRLSKNPNYYNLQGVSHRHLSDHLSELVENIFSDLEASKCIAIEDEMDLSALNLGMIASYYYISYTTIERFSSLLSSKTKMKGLLEILSSASEYDMIPIRPGEEGRVQRLINHQRFLFENPNCTDPHVKANALLQAHFSRQDIITDLEMDQREVLVSATRLLQAMVDVISSNGWLDLALLAMEASQMVTQGMWERDSMLLQLPHFTKDLAKRCQENNIETVFDLVEMEDEERQELLKMNETELLDVARFCNHFPNIDLTYEIVGSEDVTPGKEVTLQVTLERDMEGRTEVGAVEAPRYPKTKEEGWWLVVGDTKTNQLVAVKRVSLQKKAKVKLDFQVPSEAGEKLYTLYFMCDSYLGCDQEYSFSVDVKESMEE